The Rhopalosiphum maidis isolate BTI-1 chromosome 2, ASM367621v3, whole genome shotgun sequence genome segment atataatataaatattaaagaagaaGCAAAATTACCAGATTCTGTCCAAGCTATGGATAACCCTAATTACTCAGAAACTTTACAACTATCTCCTCCTCCAATTCCTCCTGTTCCATATCCATCCCAATTGCCTCAAACTCCAATGCAATTGTCTACAAATCCATTAGCCGAAGACACTTCAACACCtaatggaaataatataaGGGTTAAAGAAGAAGTAAAATTACAAGATTTTGTCCAAGCTATGGATAACCCTAATTACTCAGAAACTTTACAACTATCTCCTCCTCCAATTCCTCCTGTTCCAAATCCATCCCAATTGCCTCAAACTCCAATGCAATTGTCTACAAATCCATTAGTCGAAGACACTTCAACacctaatgaaaataatatctgGGTTAAAGAAGAAGCAAAATTACAAGATTCTGTCCAAGCTATGGATAACCCTAATTACCCAGAAACTTTACAACTATCTCCTCCTCCAATTCCTCCTGTTCCAAATCCATCTCAATTGCCTCAAACTCCAATGCAATTGTCTACAAATCCATTAGTCGAAGACACTTCAACacctaatgataataatataagggtTAAAGAAGAACCAATATTACAAGATTCTGTCCAAGCTATGGATAACCCTAATTACCCAGAAACTTTACAACTATCTCCTCCTCCAATTCCTCCTGTTCCAAATCCATCCCAATTGCCTCAAACTCCAATGCAATTGTCTACAAATCCATTAGTCGAAGACACTTCAACacctaatgataataatataagggtTAAAGAAGAACCAATATTACAAGATTCTGTCCAAGCTATGGATAACCCTAATTACCCAGAAACTTTACAACTATCTCCTCCTCCAATTCCTCCTGTTCCATATCCATCCCAATTGCCTCAAACTCCAATGCAATTGTCTACAAATCCATTAGTCGAAGACACTTCAACacctaatgataataatataagggtTAAAGAAGAACCAATATTACAAGATTCTGTCCAAGCTATGGATAACCCTAATTACCCAGAAACTTTACAACTATCTCCTCCTCCAATTCCTCCTGTTCCAAATCCATCCCAATTGCCTCAAACTCCAATGCAATTGTCTACAAATCCATTAGTCGAAGACACTTCAACacctaatgataataatataagggtTAAAGAAGAACCAATATTACAAGATTCTGTCCAAGCTATGGATAACCCTAATTACCCAGAAACTTTACAACTATCTCCTCCTCCAATTCCTCCTGTTCCATATCCATCCCAATTGCCTCAAACTCCAATGCAATTGTCTACAAATCCATTAGTCGAAGACACTTCAACacctaatgataataatataagggtTAAAGAAGAACCAATATTACAAGATTCTGTCCAAGCTATGGATAACCTTAATTACCCAGAAACTTTACAACTATCTCCTCCTCCAATTCCTCCTGTTCCAAATCCATCTCAATTGCCTCAAACTCCAATGCAATTGTTCACAAATCCATTAGTCGAAGACACTTCAACACCtaatggaaataatataaggattaaagaagaagaagaattaCCAGATATTGTCCAAGCTATGAATAGCCCTAATAACCCaggaaatgaaaatattttgatagacAATTCTCAATCAgacatacaaacatttttaaattctgaaaataatgataaattaaatccatttaataatgtgtttaaaaatcaagatgattttcaatttgtatCGAATGATGCACCGTCACAATTACCTATGAATGTGCAAGTAGAAAACGTGATAATTTATCCACAACCAGATGACATAATAAATGGTTCGAGTTTCAATAATGATACTGAAAATTTACAAAGTGGATTGAACGATAGTTCAGTACCTTCATATTTTGAAGATACAGAATTCAATGAAGAATCAAAACTGGAAAAAGCAATTTTTGGGTCATCACCTCTGTCAGAGAATGCtaataaagaaaacaataaattatattcattagaaaatttaacatttgacGAACCACCTGCAGAATTGGAAAGTCTATCCACGTATGATACATCATTTATTGTTGACACagaaaattccaaatattcgaaaaataataacgctAAATTAACTATCTTCGCTAATCCTAATGATATTCATATACTTCAACAATCTCCCAAGCAGTCGTCAACTAATGTTAATAGttatccaaataaaaataatttattaaatactccaTCAACAGATATGCCATTATGGTATATACCCTCATTTTCAAATAGCGTTGATTATGTTCAACCTTTTAATTcgaatgcttataaaaaatcacCTAGTTCATTATTAAGCGTTAATCAAAATCatgtagtttataataaaattccaaTGAATCTGgcaaatagtaattattataatcaacaaGTTGATTCTACATATATTGATCAAAATCAGATGACATCTAAAACACAATCACCCAATATGTTACTAGATACTAATCAACCAAGTTCTGTTGACAACAGTGGATCTATTTACAAGAAAGCAGACTTAAGGAACCCTCCtccaaatacttataattcatggtttttaccaaaaaaagattatacaaaaaatctaCGTCCAAACCAAAA includes the following:
- the LOC113551066 gene encoding uncharacterized protein LOC113551066, whose product is MGVENYGFFFFLLSKILSVKCLENNPTESIPYGQNVGAPNSWTVQPDQSIPQGMPNYFNTINPNLPHNAYLKNNNNQQYNNYYQQSSVPQHFISPQQFNPLQQYNPPQQYNPPQQYNPPQQYNPPQQFGQNQLPPMPQSVHHHKKHVNTFKPPLTINQKNQNQQSQIPLSYTFQSPPQSSGQGVSHTHGTIGPWPKEPQKQLPTSLDQTITQGLPNFGQVINNAINQGNIPSSSPPIPSIPNLSQLPRIPPQLSTNPLVKDISTTYGNNIRIKEEEELPDFVQAMDNPNYPETLQLSPPPIPPVPNPSQLPQTPMQLSTNPLVEDISTTYGNNIRIKEEEELPDFVQAMDNRNYPETLQLSPPPIPPVPNPSQLPQTPMQLSTNPLVEDTSTPNGNNIRVKEEPKLQDSVQAMDNPNYLETLQLSPPPIPPVPNPSQLPQTPMQWSTNPLFKDTSTPNGYNINIKEEAKLPDSVQAMDNPNYSETLQLSPPPIPPVPYPSQLPQTPMQLSTNPLAEDTSTPNGNNIRVKEEVKLQDFVQAMDNPNYSETLQLSPPPIPPVPNPSQLPQTPMQLSTNPLVEDTSTPNENNIWVKEEAKLQDSVQAMDNPNYPETLQLSPPPIPPVPNPSQLPQTPMQLSTNPLVEDTSTPNDNNIRVKEEPILQDSVQAMDNPNYPETLQLSPPPIPPVPNPSQLPQTPMQLSTNPLVEDTSTPNDNNIRVKEEPILQDSVQAMDNPNYPETLQLSPPPIPPVPYPSQLPQTPMQLSTNPLVEDTSTPNDNNIRVKEEPILQDSVQAMDNPNYPETLQLSPPPIPPVPNPSQLPQTPMQLSTNPLVEDTSTPNDNNIRVKEEPILQDSVQAMDNPNYPETLQLSPPPIPPVPYPSQLPQTPMQLSTNPLVEDTSTPNDNNIRVKEEPILQDSVQAMDNLNYPETLQLSPPPIPPVPNPSQLPQTPMQLFTNPLVEDTSTPNGNNIRIKEEEELPDIVQAMNSPNNPGNENILIDNSQSDIQTFLNSENNDKLNPFNNVFKNQDDFQFVSNDAPSQLPMNVQVENVIIYPQPDDIINGSSFNNDTENLQSGLNDSSVPSYFEDTEFNEESKLEKAIFGSSPLSENANKENNKLYSLENLTFDEPPAELESLSTYDTSFIVDTENSKYSKNNNAKLTIFANPNDIHILQQSPKQSSTNVNSYPNKNNLLNTPSTDMPLWYIPSFSNSVDYVQPFNSNAYKKSPSSLLSVNQNHVVYNKIPMNLANSNYYNQQVDSTYIDQNQMTSKTQSPNMLLDTNQPSSVDNSGSIYKKADLRNPPPNTYNSWFLPKKDYTKNLRPNQNDGNTNYDGNTRTSIFGSPLSSYQNSIQGILKSPSSDMFVQNMISVISNSVQAPFDGTKTIFDITRANFPRSPVSHVIRLTHAIVRSVMLNLRQTLNTVMNTLYGRRAKRDLNSFDVLYNLPDVLINKYSDQSTALQKTKNTNLPYYNQPTTTGQQPAVDYSVSQPATENMLRQQQMYYDSRTDRNYYGSQNDNIGIVPQSVNTQNYVLNSLADAITSAVRSNVPVPYSIDSPEVKEYTQQVIVTIEIVFKNQIDNILRGQSPTLNMY